The following are encoded together in the Limanda limanda chromosome 12, fLimLim1.1, whole genome shotgun sequence genome:
- the LOC133015472 gene encoding zinc finger protein DPF3-like isoform X2 — MAAVIQNPLKALGDQFYKEAIEQCRSYNARLCAERSVRLPFLDSQTGVAQNNCYIWMERHHRSPGVSAGQMYTYPARCWRKKRRLHNATDPRLGIYGLQLDGSLMSKDALPTQSTTLEALLRGEGLDKRNAKNDEESLLEIQRVLEADAAEDAFNDDDDYEVDTPKRRHRGKGRGRGSGRRRTDLDDDKPYVCDICAKRYRNRTGLSYHYTHSHLAEQNRAGERNKVASRSPSVPQTDRHKRPKGPGGTSIPNNYCNKCQGKKTGKSGSPFSACQCTTSRREEKEDRTFTGAEELFGTTSESDTSTFHGFEDDELEEPATHSNGITNRHR; from the exons ATGGCGGCTGTCATTCAGAACCCACTAAAAGC GTTGGGCGACCAGTTCTATAAGGAGGCCATCGAGCAGTGTCGCAGCTACAATGCCCGCCTCTGTGCTGAACGCAGCGTCCGCCTGCCATTCCTCGACTCACAAACTGGTGTGGCTCAGAACAACTGCTACATCTGGATGGAGCGGCACCACCGTAGTCCTG GGGTTTCAGCCGGGCAGATGTACACGTACCCCGCCCGCtgctggagaaagaaaagacgACTGCACAATGCCACGGACCCCCGCCTGGGCATCTATGGTCTGCAGCTCG ACGGCAGCCTCATGTCCAAGGACGCCTTGCCCACCCAGAGCACCACACTGGAGGCGCTGCTGCGAGGAGAGGGTCTAGACAAGAGGAACGCCAAGAACGACGAGGAGAGTCTGCTGGAGATCCAG AGGGTTCTGGAAGCAGACGCAGCAGAAGACGCTTTCAACGATGATGACGATTACGAGGTGGACACTCCCAAAAGGAGACATCGGGGCAAAGGAAGA GGTCGGGGTTCAGGCCGCAGGAGGACAGACCTGGATGATGACAAGCCATACGTCTGTGACA TCTGTGCAAAGCGCTACAGGAACCGTACAGGACTCAGTTACCACTACACCCATTCCCACCTGGCGGAGCAGAACAGAGCTGGAGAGAGGAACAAGGTGGCGTCTAGATCGCCCTCTGTaccacagactgacagacacaaAC GTCCAAAGGGTCCAGGTGGGACGAGCATTCCCAACAACTACTGTAATAAATGCCAGGGCAAGAAAACGGGTAAATCTGGGTCTCCCTTCTCAGCCTGCCAATGCACAA CCTCCcgcagagaagagaaggaagacaGGACCTTCACCGGAGCCGAGGAGCTTTTCGGCACCACCTCAGAGAGCGACACTTCCACCTTTCACGGCTTCGAGGACGACGAGCTGGAGGAGCCGGCCACACATAGCAACGGAATAACCAATCGACACAGATAG
- the LOC133015949 gene encoding zinc finger FYVE domain-containing protein 1-like translates to MSGHGSSLEKGVNTSLICQESYACGGSEEAAFECNECKSLQCVRCELELHSQERLKNHERVQIVPGHVPYCDNCKGGNGDNGKRHRSVVRCQNCKVNLCQDCQKRTHSGGNKKKHQLTSYPPPAKPAEVISVQTPVPPAVQIADEINSQRSRLLEKVSSFLLVDENEEMQIKDEASFMKRLCCFPDQLLKVVAIFGNTGEGKSHTLNHTFFMGREVFKTSPTQESCTVGVWAAFDPIHKVVVIDTEGLLGNSSKQGQRTRLLLKVLAISDLIIYRTHTDRLHDDLFKFLGDASDAYLKHFTKELKATTARCGLDVPLSTLGPAVVIFHETVHTKLLGSDKSSESVDRLLSERFRKLSRFPEAFSSVQYWGTQTLNPPTDFRGLQNKLEQLLDNNATRSPRTPLVIFKALQALSERFSGEIVGELTALSCFFPDEYFTCSCLCLSCGSGCKNSMNHLGEGVGHEAKHRCRYSAQYDNRIYTCKACYEGGKEVIVVPKTSASSDSPWMGLAKYAWSGYVIECPNCDVIYRSRQFWYGNQDPVDTVVRTEIQHVWPGSDGFLKDNSNAAQRLLDGVNLVAQSMSELSVKPAKAVTSWLTDQIAPAYWKPNSLIMVCHKCQAVFQDNDNKHHCRACGEGFCDVCSSKAAPVPERGWGLAPVRVCDVCFEQRASYEERLEAELDEEESGTLARKVGEAVTNTIGVVVTAIDIPLGLVKDAARPAYWVPDQDILSCHNCQREFTAKLSKHHCRACGQGVCDDCSPERRPAPSRGWDHPVRVCTSCNQKPGEL, encoded by the exons ATGAGCGGGCATGGCTCATCTTTAGAGAAAGGAGTTAACACCAGTCTAATATGTCAAGAAAGTTATGCCTGTGGTGGCTCTGAGGAGGCCGCCTTTGAGTGTAATGAGTGCAAGAGCCTGCAGTGTGTTCGCTGTGAGCTGGAGCTCCACAGTCAGGAGCGTCTGAAGAACCACGAGAGGGTTCAGATCGTCCCCGGGCATGTCCCGTACTGTGACAACTGTAAAGGAGGTAATGGAGACAATGGCAAGCGCCACAGGTCTGTGGTCCGCTGCCAGAATTGCAAAGTCAACCTGTGCCAGGACTGTCAGAAACGCACCCACAGTGGAGGCAACAAGAAGAAACACCAGCTCACTTCTTATCCTCCACCCGCCAAACCTGCAGAGGTCATTTCTGTCCAAACACCTGTTCCGCCAGCTGTTCAAATAGCCGACGAGATCAACTCTCAGAGGTCCAGACTCCTGGAGAAGGTTTCCAGCTTTCTATTGGTTGATGAGAATGAGGAAATGCAG ATAAAAGATGAAGCTTCCTTCATGAAGCGCCTGTGCTGCTTCCCGGACCAGCTCCTGAAGGTGGTGGCCATCTTCGGTAACACAGGAGAGGGCAAGTCTCACACCCTGAATCATACGTTCTTCATGGGGAGGGAAGTGTTCAAGACCTCTCCCACACAGGAGTCGTGCACAGTGGGTGTGTGGGCAGCGTTTGACCCCATCCACAAAGTCGTGGTCATCGATACAGAGGGTCTGCTTGGAAACAGTTCAAAACAGGGCCAGAGAACCCGTCTCTTGCTCAAGGTGCTCGCTATCTCCGACCTTATCATTTACCGCACCCACACCGACCGTCTCCACGATGACCTCTTCAAGTTCCTCGGGGACGCCTCGGATGCCTACTTGAAGCATTTCACCAAGGAGCTGAAGGCCACGACTGCCCGCTGTGGCCTGGATGTCCCGCTGTCCACCCTGGGCCCTGCAGTGGTTATCTTCCATGAAACGGTCCACACTAAGTTGCTTGGCTCAG ATAAGTCATCTGAGTCTGTGGACCGGCTGCTGTCGGAGCGCTTCCGGAAGCTTTCCCGTTTCCCGGAGGCCTTCAGCTCTGTTCAGTACTGGGGCACGCAGACCCTCAACCCCCCCACCGACTTCCGTGGCCTGCAGAATAAACTGGAGCAGCTCCTGGATAATAACGCCACCCGCTCCCCACGCACCCCTTTGGTCATCTTCAAAGCCCTGCAG GCACTGAGCGAGCGCTTCAGTGGGGAAATTGTAGGTGAGCTGACGGCCCTCAGCTGCTTCTTTCCTGATGAATACTTCACCTGCTCCTGCCTGTGCCTCAGTTGTGG TTCTGGCTGCAAAAACAGCATGAACCACTTAGGAGAGGGAGTGGGCCACGAGGCGAAGCATCGCTGTCGTTATTCCGCTCAATATGATAATCGCATTTACACCTGTAAG GCTTGCTatgaaggaggaaaggaagtcATCGTTGTCCCGAAGACCTCGGCCTCCTCAGACTCTCCATGGATGGGCCTCGCCAAATACGCTTGGTCTGG gtatGTTATTGAATGTCCCAACTGTGATGTGATCTATCGGAGTCGTCAGTTCTGGTATGGGAACCAGGACCCTGTGGATACAGTTGTGCGAACTGAGATCCAGCACGTATGGCCAGGG tCTGATGGCTTTTTAAAGGACAATAGCAATGCAGCACAGCGTCTTCTGGATGGAGTCAACCTAGTGGCCCAGTCTATGTCAGAGCTCAGTGTCAAGCCTGCTAAGGCCGTCACCTCTTGGCTGACGGATCAGATCGCCCCGGCCTACTGGAAACCCAACTCCCTCATCATG GTGTGCCATAAGTGTCAGGCAGTCTTCCAGGACAACGACAACAAGCATCACTGCCGTGCCTGTGGGGAGGGCTTCTGCGATGTTTGCTCTTCCAAAGCCGCGCCCGTCCCTGAGAGAGGCTGGGGTCTCGCCCCTGTCAGAGTCTGTGATGTCTGCTTCGAGCAGAGAGCCTCGTACGAAG AGCGGCTTGAGGCAGAGCTTGATGAGGAGGAAAGTGGAACCTTGGCCAGGAAAGTTGGAGAAGCAGTTACCAACACCATAGGGGTTGTGGTGACGGCTATTGACATCCCACTTG GCCTGGTGAAAGATGCTGCCCGTCCTGCGTACTGGGTGCCTGACCAGGACATCCTGTCCTGCCACAACTGCCAACGTGAGTTCACTGCCAAACTGTCCAAGCATCACTGCCGCGCCTGTGGCCAAGGAGTGTGCGACGACTGCTCCCCGGAGCGTCGGCCAGCTCCGTCGCGTGGCTGGGACCATCCCGTGCGCGTGTGCACCAGCTGCAACCAGAAACCCGGAGAACTTTAA
- the LOC133015472 gene encoding zinc finger protein DPF3-like isoform X1: MAAVIQNPLKALGDQFYKEAIEQCRSYNARLCAERSVRLPFLDSQTGVAQNNCYIWMERHHRSPGVSAGQMYTYPARCWRKKRRLHNATDPRLGIYGLQLDGSLMSKDALPTQSTTLEALLRGEGLDKRNAKNDEESLLEIQRVLEADAAEDAFNDDDDYEVDTPKRRHRGKGRGRGSGRRRTDLDDDKPYVCDNKNKQKQNSKSSTSVCAKRYRNRTGLSYHYTHSHLAEQNRAGERNKVASRSPSVPQTDRHKRPKGPGGTSIPNNYCNKCQGKKTGKSGSPFSACQCTTSRREEKEDRTFTGAEELFGTTSESDTSTFHGFEDDELEEPATHSNGITNRHR; this comes from the exons ATGGCGGCTGTCATTCAGAACCCACTAAAAGC GTTGGGCGACCAGTTCTATAAGGAGGCCATCGAGCAGTGTCGCAGCTACAATGCCCGCCTCTGTGCTGAACGCAGCGTCCGCCTGCCATTCCTCGACTCACAAACTGGTGTGGCTCAGAACAACTGCTACATCTGGATGGAGCGGCACCACCGTAGTCCTG GGGTTTCAGCCGGGCAGATGTACACGTACCCCGCCCGCtgctggagaaagaaaagacgACTGCACAATGCCACGGACCCCCGCCTGGGCATCTATGGTCTGCAGCTCG ACGGCAGCCTCATGTCCAAGGACGCCTTGCCCACCCAGAGCACCACACTGGAGGCGCTGCTGCGAGGAGAGGGTCTAGACAAGAGGAACGCCAAGAACGACGAGGAGAGTCTGCTGGAGATCCAG AGGGTTCTGGAAGCAGACGCAGCAGAAGACGCTTTCAACGATGATGACGATTACGAGGTGGACACTCCCAAAAGGAGACATCGGGGCAAAGGAAGA GGTCGGGGTTCAGGCCGCAGGAGGACAGACCTGGATGATGACAAGCCATACGTCTGTGACA acaaaaacaaacaaaagcagaactCAAAATCTTCGACCTCAG TCTGTGCAAAGCGCTACAGGAACCGTACAGGACTCAGTTACCACTACACCCATTCCCACCTGGCGGAGCAGAACAGAGCTGGAGAGAGGAACAAGGTGGCGTCTAGATCGCCCTCTGTaccacagactgacagacacaaAC GTCCAAAGGGTCCAGGTGGGACGAGCATTCCCAACAACTACTGTAATAAATGCCAGGGCAAGAAAACGGGTAAATCTGGGTCTCCCTTCTCAGCCTGCCAATGCACAA CCTCCcgcagagaagagaaggaagacaGGACCTTCACCGGAGCCGAGGAGCTTTTCGGCACCACCTCAGAGAGCGACACTTCCACCTTTCACGGCTTCGAGGACGACGAGCTGGAGGAGCCGGCCACACATAGCAACGGAATAACCAATCGACACAGATAG